ATAAGATGTCCAGGTCGCTTCAAACAAAAACGAAGAGAAACAAGCTGTCCAGGCTGATTTGATAAAAGTAATAGAAATTAATAAACCTCCGTGAAATTTAAAGAATTTTCGTTGTTCGTGGGCAGCAATCTTACCATCAAATGTCTCCACCTGAAATATACTAATTTTCAAGAGTCAAAATTATGGTCAAAATCTTACGGGAATCACAATCCTTTGGCTGGTTTACATTCTTATCAATAATTTATCCCTTTGAACATtcaatttatttgatcaacggTACATTTCTCCAGATTAGTTAATCCAATTACGAGCTTTGATCGTATTAGGAGGATTAACCGGGGAATATTTCACCTTAATCAAAGGTCCAATTTTAACCTCATATATGCGGGTTCCATCAAATTCTTTAAAATCAACGGTTCCATGTCTCTAAATTCATAGGATTCAAATTGGGAAGCTGACTTAAATTGAACTTTCATGTGATAAATGGACGTGTAAgatttgttcttttttttttttcacgcgTAATCGATTTTCCTGTCACTTCTCAAAACAAATTCTTGCTCATTAAATAATGCCTTTCACGTTCAATATTCGACAGCaacaattaatattttaaaaaaagggGACCAAGTTTCCAACCACCACCCTTTACCCATGTATAAAGTTATGATCTTACACTGCTTCATTTAATCTTCTCAATCAACGTCCACCTCTCCCCTGTCCTCAATTCTCTCCCAATCTTTTACCTTTTTTGTCCTAAAAAAAATCCATTTTCAACCCTGAAACTAGGGGAAGAAAACCAACCAAAACGGAAAAATAATGCAGGGGAGATTTGAAGAAATGCTCAGCCCAGATCAAGATTCAGCTTCAGAAGCTAAAATAAGTCGAGGTTTACAGGAACAGTTGAGATTAAGCGACGATTCACCGGATTTTTGTGAAGaagagaggaaagaaatcaTAAAAGATCGTGATAATGGTGAAGAtgatgaggaggaggaggaggaggagagaAGAATTTTCTTTTATGTGTGGAGAAGGAGATACTTCCCCGATAGCGGCGGAGGATGCTTTCTTCAACGGCAAGATCAGACCGGTCTTCCCATTATTCAACCGGGATTTGTTCTTCTCCGGCGATGAACCCGATTCCTTGCAGCTCGAAAGCCTGCCATCGAAACCCCCGGTGAAGAATGTCTTCGTGGAGACGAGGGCCAGCGGGGAGATGACGTCATCCTCGACGAGGAATGACGACATCCTCGGGCCCTGTTGCGAGTGGTCGAACAGAAAGGCGGTGGAGGTATCGCCGGAGACCTGCAAGAAGAGCAACTCAACCGGGTTCTCAAAGCTGTGGCGATTCAAGGACCTAATGGGGAGGAGCAACAGCGATGGGAGGGACACGTTTGTTTTCTTAAACAACGGTGGCTCTCCGCCGAAAAAGGTAGACAATTTCTCCGCCGGCGTGAAGGTTACGGCGGTGAAGGCGAGGAAGGGCGGCAAGAGCCAAACCGCGTCGTTGTCGGCTCATGAAGTGTATTTGAAGAGCAAGGCCAAAGATGGAGAGAAGCGGCGGTCGTATTTACCATATCGGCCGGAGTTAATGGGCTTTTTCACAAATGCTAATAGTGGGCTCAGTAAAAATATACATCCCTTCTAATGAAAAAGGAAATTAactttttttccttttagatTTGTACATTTTTTAGCGGACATTTTTTAgatttagatttttaaaataggTTATTTTATGAATATATCCTCCGAAATATTACTAGAAAACGCAATAATAAAGTTTTcgtgtttaaatttttttgcttaattttgtaaagatttataaaatagatataattacaaaaatagaatttacAGTTCTTTATTAAAAGTTTTGCTATAAATTTAACaaattccaattttaattcggtgttttctaaatttttgacgatactaataatttttaatcaaaaatataaatataatattatatatgtcaTATTCGCGTTGTATTTATATCACAAAGACAATTAAGATAAAATGCTAAAATTtgacaagaaaaaaaaatacattttccaTCAAAAATAATGTGTGAGAAGAAGGTAGGAAATTGCATGGCAAAGAGGCAAACGCAACATGCACGTGCAGCTTCCATGGATGGTGGGTATTTGATTGTCAAcatcaaatttaataaatttaaataaaattataatgttCGTGTCAATTTCCTTTGCAATAATTTGTCTCTTCGACACgagattaaaaaaataatttaatataagaaataataattaattatcatGTACATATATCTCATTTTACAATAAACACGTACGCACTAAAACCATCGAATCCAGATTCCTTTTCtctttaaatttttaaagttattaaaaataattaatcacaTGGACGAtcttaaatatatttaaaagaaaataattaaataatttaattttgtatTTCAATTGAACAACTATTAAGCCAACCTGCGTACACGTACTACTTATGATATatcacatttaaaaataataatacaattGGACTATACGAATTTAAGTTAGATGGACCTCCATTCTTTAACGATAAAATAAGAACTCGAATATTTTTTTGGTCGAACATATTATAGTATGTTCACTTAGTGTTCATCTAACCTGACGAACGTTTGTAGTTATTGCATTATTTATCAAGATTTAGCTCAATATATACCCTGGCTTAAATAAAGATACTTAAAAATTAactctatatttttttttaatatacatCTACGCAAATTATCCCAACAGTCGCAAGTCTAGTTCGAGTGGGAAGGAATGCTTCTTTCAATTTTCCACAGTTTTTCGTTCTGTTTTTCTTCTTATTTATTTAGCCGTAAGACTGATCAAGGATGTCAAGATTTTGGGAAATTGGGACACAAGCGCATGAAGAAGGCCTCGTTTCATTTCCGCCTTCATTTCTTCAATCAAGATTTATATCAATTATAGTAGGTCCTTGAGCAGGCATTGTCCCTTTTCTCAACTTTTCTCCTTGATATCTACGCCCTTTGAATTGTTTCTGGAAATATTGttttttcccctttctttttggTTTGGATTCTTGAAATTGCTCTACTTGTGAATCTAATCTTGAATTCTTCTTCTTGAATTTCCACTGTtgttgcatgccatgcattcGTGGATAGTTGGTTATGCattcttgaattttgaattgCTTGTCTTGATTGTGATTTCTGAATTGAtattcttgattattgattCTTGGACTGTTgttttgggtgcaataattttgTCAAATGATTAAAGCTCGTCTAGAAAAAGTTACACTTGATAAACTAGTTAGGTtgcttaaaaaaaaaagagcttGATGGAGAATTGTTGGATGCATAAGTTGCATCCAGGTATGATAATATGAGCTGCAAATCCTTCGGAGCTATGAGCTTgacaaaaaatatcattttgttATGCAATAAATTTGTTTTCATGCTAGTTAGCAATCCAATCTCCACTATTTTCTacaaaagaaagaagaagaagaagaagaagaagaagaagaagaagaagcaaTAGTTCCATAGCTACAAGGAAACTTGGATAATTTATGAGCTGATTTTTCTCCGTGGTGAGCTCTTCCTCCTgttttaaacattcttttatcAATTTATTACCACATACTGCGTTACAAGAATCATCTGTCCCTTATTCCGTGAGCTCTTTCAATTTTTCGTAGAGTACCTTTTGGCTTTCATCATCTTCTGGGAAGTCACTGTTGTCATCATCTTTGGAACTAATTTCTAGTTCGGTTCCATGATTCTTTAGTTCTACTGATTTCTGTTTTCCGTTTGTAGGTGGTGGTGCGATTGGTTTATCATCTTTCCCTGCTGCAGATGGAACCTTCGTTGGTGTTTCCATTTCAGGGTAGTCGTAGTCAGGTTCTAGCTCAGCATCAACATCCTTGAGTTCtttggatatctgtttcctgttcGTGGGAGGTGGTGCGGTTAATTTAGCATCCTTCCCTTTAGTGGACGGAACCTTTGGGGGCAATGCCACATCAGGGTGGTCATCCTCTGCTGCTTGTTCAGCATCATCATTCTTGAGTCCTTTGGGTGTCTCTTTCCCATTCATCGGAGGTGGGGCCATTGGTTTAACGGCGGCGCCGTTTCCTTTAGTATTCGGAATATTTACCTCTGGGGACAATTCCATTTCAAGGTCTTCATCCTCGGATTCTTGTTCCACATTATCATTCTTGAGTACTTCTGGTATCTGTTTCCCATTTGTAGGTGATGGTGCCACTGATTTAGCATCTTTCTCTTTCGTGGACGGAATATTTGGAGGCAATTCCATTTCAGGGTCGTCGGCACCCTCAGGTGCTTGTACAGCATCACCATCCTCGAGTTCTTTTGGTATTTGTTTCCCATTTGTAGGTGGTGCTGCCGCTGATTTAGCACCATTTCCTTTATTAGGCTGGACCTTAGGAGACAAGTCCATTTCCGGGTCATCACTCTCGGTTGCTCGTGCAGCATCACCATCCTCGAGTTCATCTGGTATCTGTTTCCTGTTTGTAGGTGGTGCTGCGTTTGATTTAGCATCCTCCCCTTTTGCAAATTGAGCCTCTGGAGGATGTGCCATTTCAAAATCGTCACCACAAGAAGGGCCATCACAATTCTTGGGTGGTACCTGTTTAGCACTACCATTCTCATTGGGTCCCTGTTTTCCATCAGTAGGAGTTGGAGCCATTGGGTTAGCTTCCTTCCCTCTTTCGGATGGAGCCGTTGGTGGTGAAGCCATTTCAGAATCATCACCACACGTAGGTTCACATTTCTCCGGTGCTGGTTTCCCATCGCCATTCTCGGTTTCTTTGGATTCTGGTTTCTTCTTTGTGGGAGTCGGGGAActatcatcatcatcaacaCCACCGTCGTCACCGTCTTTATCATTTCCAGTACCATCAACATCATCTTCTGTATCTTTTCCTTCTGATTTTGAGTTCCCTTTTGCAGGTTGTGGTTCTGCAGCCTCTCCATAACAAGCAGAGCAAGTACATTTCGTGGACTCACTggatttttcctttttcttcctTGGATGTGAGTTTTCTTCATCTTCGTCTTCGCAGGAACTGCCCTCACATTTTTTGGTTTCTTTGGGTTTTGGTTTATCTTTTGTAGGCTCGAACGATTCATCCTCCTCATTTGATGAATCTTGATCATCTTCGTCTTTGCAAGAATTGCCCTCACATTCTTTGGTTTTTGGTTTATCTTTTGTAGACTCGGACGATTCATCGTCCTCATTTGATGAAGCTTGATCATCTTCGTCTTGGCAAGA
This genomic interval from Primulina eburnea isolate SZY01 chromosome 16, ASM2296580v1, whole genome shotgun sequence contains the following:
- the LOC140817352 gene encoding uncharacterized protein, whose product is MVKMMRRRRRRREEFSFMCGEGDTSPIAAEDAFFNGKIRPVFPLFNRDLFFSGDEPDSLQLESLPSKPPVKNVFVETRASGEMTSSSTRNDDILGPCCEWSNRKAVEVSPETCKKSNSTGFSKLWRFKDLMGRSNSDGRDTFVFLNNGGSPPKKVDNFSAGVKVTAVKARKGGKSQTASLSAHEVYLKSKAKDGEKRRSYLPYRPELMGFFTNANSGLSKNIHPF
- the LOC140815894 gene encoding uncharacterized protein, with product MKFLHCFLLVLIITVKFSNATRPIPRTLQEKKAVSDDDSETNSLPATGEGKQKWKEEEEKENYEFCDSCEDYDEQDSSNEDDESSESNKDKTKPKETKKCEGDSCEDEEDDQDSSNEDYESSESTKDKPKPKECEGDSCEDEDDQDSSNEEDESSESTKDKSKPKETKECEGNSCQDEDDQASSNEDDESSESTKDKPKTKECEGNSCKDEDDQDSSNEEDESFEPTKDKPKPKETKKCEGSSCEDEDEENSHPRKKKEKSSESTKCTCSACYGEAAEPQPAKGNSKSEGKDTEDDVDGTGNDKDGDDGGVDDDDSSPTPTKKKPESKETENGDGKPAPEKCEPTCGEDAKSNAAPPTNRKQIPDELEDGDAARATESDDPEMDLSPKVQPNKGNGAKSAAAPPTNGKQIPKELEDGDAVQAPEGADDPEMELPPNIPSTKEKDAKSVAPSPTNGKQIPEVLKNDNVEQESEDEDLEMELSPEVNIPNTKGNGAAVKPMAPPPMNGKETPKGLKNDDAEQAAEDDHPDVALPPKVPSTKGKDAKLTAPPPTNRKQISKELKDVDAELEPDYDYPEMETPTKVPSAAGKDDKPIAPPPTNGKQKSVELKNHGTELEISSKDDDNSDFPEDDESQKVLYEKLKELTE